A stretch of Paenibacillus mucilaginosus 3016 DNA encodes these proteins:
- a CDS encoding accessory gene regulator B family protein, giving the protein MNWIDHSAMKIATKIRENYEFAASEKVLFYALSLIINTSSAILITIIIGTLTNHLLNALLAIISFLVIRNVSGGFHLRSSLACCVFSTIMLVIFTHSTYKFSYLGYLLNLISLLIMLYQAPFGIENYSRIPKKYYSYLKLIAVVLVTSNFFIQSSLLATVFFAQSLTLMTFTYNLVTRIEGSFPDEKTDRKVC; this is encoded by the coding sequence ATGAATTGGATCGATCATTCCGCAATGAAAATCGCAACAAAGATTCGAGAAAATTATGAATTTGCAGCCTCAGAAAAAGTTCTTTTCTATGCCCTCAGTTTAATAATTAACACATCAAGTGCTATCTTAATAACAATAATAATTGGTACTCTTACAAACCATCTACTTAATGCTTTACTAGCCATTATCTCCTTTTTGGTTATTAGGAATGTAAGTGGTGGGTTCCACCTACGCTCTTCTTTAGCTTGTTGTGTATTTTCCACTATAATGTTGGTTATCTTTACGCATTCAACATACAAATTTAGTTACTTAGGCTATTTATTAAACTTAATTAGTTTACTCATTATGCTTTATCAGGCCCCTTTTGGTATTGAAAACTATAGTAGGATTCCAAAAAAGTACTACTCATATTTAAAATTAATTGCTGTGGTGTTAGTTACAAGTAACTTTTTCATTCAATCCTCACTTCTAGCCACAGTTTTCTTTGCTCAGTCACTTACACTTATGACCTTTACTTACAATTTAGTCACTAGAATAGAAGGGAGTTTTCCTGATGAAAAGACTGATCGCAAAGTATGCTAG
- a CDS encoding EAL domain-containing protein, whose product MLIIDASDVVKIDRIREREMIVHTQEESFYLDFSFDNLEEWLFEDGFRMLDSANIVNMNHVEEYDFRKGLVYLNSAGSKKPKTASAARIHKEHVENAVQLIKSADSSIPGHNPELTEELFSRIISETNDYHLLRSYATIRAVNERKRAEEKIQHMAYHDALTDLPNRLMFDEKLGRCFQEAERNGSMMAVMFFDLDRFKVINDTLGHHVGDQLLRLLARKLRHYVSDKDVVARFGGDEFIILLTNMAHADEAAQFAKGIPDLLKDPFVIEGHELFVTASIGISMYPSDGKEVDTLLKNADIAMYRSKEKGGNAFQYYHPDMNKRSLHRLNLEIHLRKALERGEFQVHYQPIVDLRNGSVYGMESLVRWQHPEWGVVSPGEFIPLAEETGLIVPIGNWVLLESCRQNRRWQQLGYPPLVVSVNISAIQFNQMNFVQIVTDALKESGLAPDRLCLEITENIAMNNVPHIIETMQKLKALGVGISIDDFGTGYSSLSYLKRFRVQTLKIDQSFIRDVTLDEDNAAIVTALIAMSHRLKIKSLAEGVETQEQLDFLVAQGCDKIQGYLFSKPIPADAFETMIKENRQLYMH is encoded by the coding sequence GTGCTGATCATTGATGCCTCGGATGTCGTGAAGATCGACCGCATCCGCGAACGCGAGATGATTGTCCATACCCAGGAGGAATCCTTCTACCTGGACTTTTCGTTCGATAACCTGGAAGAATGGTTATTCGAAGACGGGTTTCGCATGCTCGACAGCGCCAATATCGTTAACATGAACCACGTGGAAGAGTATGATTTCCGCAAGGGTCTCGTCTACTTAAACTCAGCCGGTTCCAAAAAGCCGAAGACCGCTTCGGCCGCACGTATACACAAAGAGCACGTAGAGAATGCCGTGCAGCTCATCAAAAGCGCGGACAGCTCGATTCCCGGGCATAATCCCGAGCTTACCGAAGAACTTTTTTCCCGCATCATCAGCGAAACGAACGACTACCACCTTCTCCGATCCTATGCCACGATTCGTGCTGTGAATGAGCGTAAACGGGCCGAGGAGAAGATTCAGCATATGGCTTACCACGACGCTCTCACCGACCTGCCCAACCGGCTGATGTTCGATGAGAAGCTCGGGCGGTGCTTCCAGGAAGCGGAACGCAACGGCAGCATGATGGCCGTGATGTTTTTTGATCTGGACCGTTTTAAGGTGATCAACGATACGCTGGGTCACCACGTAGGCGATCAGCTGCTCAGGCTGCTGGCCCGCAAGCTCCGCCACTATGTCAGCGACAAAGACGTCGTCGCCCGCTTCGGCGGGGACGAGTTTATCATACTGCTTACCAATATGGCCCACGCCGATGAGGCCGCCCAGTTTGCGAAAGGCATCCCGGATCTGCTTAAGGATCCTTTTGTGATTGAAGGCCACGAGCTCTTCGTCACTGCCAGCATCGGCATCAGCATGTACCCGAGCGACGGCAAAGAGGTCGATACCCTGCTCAAGAATGCGGATATCGCCATGTACCGGTCCAAGGAAAAGGGCGGCAACGCCTTCCAATATTACCATCCCGATATGAACAAACGCTCGCTGCACCGCCTGAACCTCGAGATTCATCTGCGCAAGGCGCTGGAGCGCGGTGAATTCCAGGTGCACTACCAGCCGATCGTCGACCTGCGCAACGGCAGTGTCTACGGGATGGAATCGCTGGTGCGCTGGCAGCATCCCGAATGGGGCGTCGTATCACCGGGCGAGTTCATTCCGCTGGCCGAAGAGACCGGGCTGATCGTGCCGATCGGCAACTGGGTGCTCCTCGAATCCTGCCGGCAGAACCGGCGCTGGCAGCAGCTCGGCTATCCGCCGCTGGTCGTCTCGGTGAATATCTCCGCGATCCAGTTCAACCAGATGAACTTCGTTCAGATCGTCACCGACGCGCTGAAGGAATCGGGCCTGGCCCCTGACCGTCTCTGCCTCGAGATTACGGAGAATATCGCGATGAACAATGTGCCGCACATTATCGAGACGATGCAAAAGCTCAAGGCGCTCGGTGTCGGTATCTCCATCGACGACTTCGGCACCGGGTATTCCTCTCTGAGCTATCTCAAACGGTTCCGGGTCCAGACGCTGAAGATCGACCAGTCCTTCATCCGGGACGTAACGCTGGATGAGGATAATGCGGCCATTGTGACGGCGCTGATTGCGATGTCACACCGGCTGAAGATCAAGTCCCTGGCCGAGGGCGTAGAGACCCAGGAACAGCTGGACTTCCTGGTGGCCCAAGGCTGCGACAAGATCCAGGGCTACCTGTTCAGCAAGCCAATCCCCGCCGACGCTTTCGAAACGATGATCAAAGAGAACCGGCAGCTGTATATGCACTAA
- a CDS encoding cyclic lactone autoinducer peptide: MKRLIAKYASIILTIIASMFAFTNSTIAHRPETPEELLKK; this comes from the coding sequence ATGAAAAGACTGATCGCAAAGTATGCTAGTATAATCCTAACAATTATTGCTTCTATGTTCGCATTTACTAATTCAACTATCGCACACCGCCCCGAAACCCCGGAGGAACTCCTCAAAAAGTAA
- a CDS encoding glycoside hydrolase family 15 protein: protein MARDLPIGNGNVLVNFDTHYNLRDMYFPYVGQENQALDHLSHFGVWTAEDFFWIDNPELKREAGYLNESLVTNVKCMHDRLGLGLLIRDGVDVQEDVFVRKVVVENRRNEERTVKLYFHLDLHLYGNGVGDTVYYDPELKSLVFYKGHRYLSLSCSAGGGKEAGVSSFAIGQKEMNHLQGTWKDAEDGKLGRHPIAQGSVDGTIELELRIPGSGTAEAWFWIVFGKNAADIQRVEKEVRKVHPHTLLQRTYNHWLQWLAMDRHDLKLLEPDVALFYKRSLLIVRANTDNRGAIIAANDSDIMKFNKDTYSYMWPRDGALITHALDRSGYHALTKRFFQFCKKGLTSEGYLLHKYNPDGSPGSSWHPWIDVRGEKQLPIQEDETALVIYALWHHHKLARTLDEARDDYDHLVLPAADFMSKYQDASGLPLPSYDLWEERYGVHLFTVASVYAGLLAAANFADYFQDKARAVYYRDQAEKVKLAAEKYMYSESEKRFVRSLYWNYDKMTYEPDLTLDASMYAVFDFGLLPASDSRVAATMKAIREKLWIQTTVGGLGRYSNDYYHQVTKDISRVPGNPWFICTLWYAEYLIATAAGEQDLAPAMELIRWTMSHALPSGILAEQVHPFTGEPMSVSPLTWSHATFVKVVQEYLAKVKLFRHQKHGREDQSDEKLLEPMGG, encoded by the coding sequence ATGGCACGCGATCTGCCGATCGGCAACGGCAATGTTCTGGTGAACTTTGATACGCATTATAATTTGCGCGATATGTATTTTCCTTACGTGGGTCAGGAAAATCAGGCTTTGGATCATTTGTCCCACTTTGGAGTCTGGACCGCGGAGGATTTCTTCTGGATCGACAACCCTGAGCTGAAGCGGGAGGCGGGATACCTCAACGAGTCGCTGGTGACGAACGTGAAATGCATGCATGACCGCCTGGGACTCGGTCTGCTGATCCGGGACGGCGTCGATGTGCAGGAAGACGTCTTCGTCCGCAAGGTGGTCGTCGAGAACCGCAGGAACGAGGAGCGGACGGTCAAGCTGTATTTTCACCTGGACCTGCACCTGTACGGCAACGGAGTGGGGGATACGGTCTACTATGATCCGGAGCTGAAGTCGCTCGTCTTCTACAAAGGCCACCGCTATCTTTCGCTCTCCTGCTCGGCAGGGGGCGGCAAGGAGGCCGGTGTCTCGTCCTTCGCGATCGGGCAGAAGGAGATGAATCACCTGCAGGGCACATGGAAGGATGCCGAGGACGGAAAGCTCGGACGCCATCCGATTGCCCAGGGCTCCGTGGACGGAACGATCGAGCTGGAGCTCCGGATACCGGGCAGCGGAACGGCGGAGGCCTGGTTCTGGATCGTGTTCGGCAAGAATGCCGCGGACATCCAGCGTGTGGAAAAGGAAGTGCGCAAGGTCCACCCGCATACGCTTCTGCAGCGCACCTACAATCACTGGCTGCAATGGCTGGCGATGGACCGGCACGACCTGAAGCTGCTGGAGCCGGACGTGGCATTGTTCTACAAGCGCAGCCTGCTGATTGTCCGGGCGAACACGGATAACCGGGGGGCGATCATTGCGGCGAACGACTCCGACATCATGAAGTTCAACAAGGATACGTACTCCTACATGTGGCCCCGCGACGGGGCTCTCATTACGCATGCGCTGGACCGTTCGGGATATCATGCGCTGACGAAGCGGTTTTTTCAATTCTGCAAAAAGGGGCTGACCTCCGAGGGGTACCTGCTGCACAAGTACAATCCGGACGGCTCGCCGGGCTCCTCCTGGCACCCGTGGATTGATGTGCGGGGGGAGAAGCAGCTGCCGATCCAGGAGGACGAGACGGCGCTTGTCATCTACGCTCTCTGGCACCATCACAAGCTGGCACGGACACTGGATGAAGCCCGGGACGATTACGACCATCTGGTGCTGCCCGCGGCCGACTTCATGTCGAAGTATCAGGATGCGTCAGGTCTGCCCCTGCCCTCGTATGACCTGTGGGAGGAGCGCTACGGTGTGCATCTGTTCACGGTGGCGAGTGTGTATGCAGGCCTGCTGGCTGCGGCGAATTTTGCGGATTATTTTCAGGACAAGGCCCGTGCCGTGTACTACCGTGATCAGGCGGAGAAGGTCAAGCTCGCTGCGGAAAAATACATGTACTCGGAAAGCGAGAAGCGCTTCGTCCGCTCCCTCTACTGGAATTATGACAAGATGACATATGAGCCCGATTTGACGCTGGACGCCAGTATGTACGCGGTGTTTGACTTCGGGCTGCTGCCTGCGTCGGATTCCCGGGTAGCCGCAACGATGAAGGCGATCCGCGAGAAGCTGTGGATTCAGACGACGGTTGGGGGCCTTGGCCGCTACAGCAACGACTACTATCATCAGGTGACCAAGGACATTAGCCGGGTACCGGGCAACCCGTGGTTCATCTGCACGCTGTGGTACGCCGAATATCTGATCGCCACCGCGGCCGGAGAGCAGGATCTCGCGCCCGCGATGGAGCTCATCCGCTGGACGATGAGTCATGCGCTGCCGTCCGGCATCCTGGCGGAGCAGGTGCATCCGTTCACGGGCGAGCCGATGTCCGTCTCCCCGCTGACCTGGTCGCATGCGACGTTCGTGAAGGTCGTGCAGGAGTATCTCGCGAAGGTGAAGCTGTTCCGGCACCAGAAGCACGGGCGTGAGGACCAGAGCGACGAGAAGCTGCTGGAGCCGATGGGAGGGTAA
- a CDS encoding glucose 1-dehydrogenase — protein MKAITVTGLSAAPGAGGGEPRLELGEADKPQRRTGAEVLVRVLCVGLDGTDREIISEKYGVPPEGDTTLIIGHESLGVVEEADPATGLKPGDAVCALVRRPCTVPACVACRNGQQDFCESGAYVERGIKGAHGFLSEYYVEEARYLVRVPAEALPYGVMTEPQSIVEKVWSEVQRVQQRLVWQPKTAVVLGSGPLGLLAALTCRCLGLETIVWSKAPADSAGAQLVRECGGVYKEAEDAPAAAAGAEAGAAVSPLSAFLAAQGKRADLIFECTGFSPLAFDAMEALAPNGVLALLGVTPGSRSIRISADLLNRELVLENKLILGSVNASRRDFETGLYRLQQMEERFPGVLGKLVTERLRMEDVPQLDFAKLGIKAVVDVVPQEQWVQLVRAEGAGAEAEIAYSFTV, from the coding sequence ATGAAAGCCATCACGGTAACGGGATTGTCTGCCGCACCCGGAGCGGGAGGCGGGGAGCCGCGGCTGGAGCTTGGGGAGGCGGACAAACCGCAGCGGCGGACCGGCGCGGAAGTGCTCGTACGGGTGCTGTGCGTCGGACTCGACGGCACGGACCGCGAGATCATCAGCGAAAAGTACGGCGTTCCGCCGGAGGGCGACACGACGCTGATCATCGGGCACGAATCGCTCGGCGTGGTGGAGGAGGCCGACCCGGCGACGGGGCTGAAGCCCGGCGACGCGGTCTGTGCACTCGTCCGCAGACCCTGCACGGTGCCGGCCTGCGTGGCCTGCCGCAACGGGCAGCAGGACTTCTGCGAGAGCGGGGCATACGTGGAGCGCGGGATCAAGGGCGCGCACGGGTTTCTCTCCGAGTACTACGTCGAGGAGGCCCGGTATCTCGTGCGCGTGCCGGCCGAAGCGCTGCCGTACGGTGTCATGACGGAGCCGCAGAGCATCGTCGAGAAGGTGTGGAGCGAGGTGCAGCGCGTGCAGCAGCGCCTCGTCTGGCAGCCGAAGACGGCGGTCGTGCTCGGCTCGGGGCCGCTCGGTCTGCTGGCGGCGCTGACGTGCCGCTGCCTCGGCCTCGAGACCATCGTCTGGTCGAAGGCCCCGGCGGATTCCGCAGGGGCGCAGCTCGTGCGCGAGTGCGGCGGGGTGTACAAGGAGGCGGAGGACGCGCCGGCTGCCGCCGCGGGGGCTGAGGCGGGAGCGGCCGTCTCGCCGCTGAGCGCCTTCCTGGCCGCGCAGGGCAAGCGGGCCGACCTCATCTTCGAATGCACGGGCTTCAGCCCGCTGGCATTCGATGCGATGGAGGCGCTCGCGCCGAACGGCGTGCTGGCGCTGCTCGGGGTCACGCCCGGCTCCCGCAGCATCCGCATCTCGGCGGATCTGCTCAACCGGGAGCTCGTGCTCGAGAACAAGCTCATCCTGGGCTCGGTGAACGCGTCGCGAAGGGACTTCGAGACCGGACTCTACCGGCTGCAGCAGATGGAGGAGCGCTTCCCCGGCGTTCTTGGGAAGCTGGTGACCGAGCGGCTGCGGATGGAGGACGTGCCGCAGCTGGATTTTGCGAAGCTGGGGATCAAGGCGGTCGTGGACGTCGTTCCGCAGGAACAGTGGGTGCAGCTCGTGCGGGCCGAAGGTGCAGGTGCGGAAGCGGAGATCGCTTACAGCTTCACGGTGTAG
- a CDS encoding helix-turn-helix domain-containing protein: MGQPIPDFGKFLEGLRGSMSLREAARKSGLSHAYIRDLELERNRSTNDKITPSPDTLQKLSAAYGYPYTELMIKAGHLMSDDVAPVVTRSYPEVDLNQVYFIEIGMKEITYHTEADRLAWSIDSLLDFSTFLDTLDEHGFKKMDADLYVNLHHIRKYDERKGKLYFDEEGKGVSVTISAIRQRKYHDLINRHTANNTQRSLEFSFGKAGKKASFTTAEKNI, encoded by the coding sequence ATGGGACAACCTATTCCTGATTTCGGTAAATTCTTAGAGGGTCTTAGAGGTTCCATGTCACTAAGGGAAGCAGCCAGAAAAAGCGGATTGTCGCATGCGTACATAAGAGACCTTGAACTGGAACGCAACCGATCGACTAACGACAAAATTACACCGTCGCCGGACACGCTCCAAAAGCTCTCCGCCGCTTACGGATATCCCTATACGGAACTTATGATCAAAGCAGGCCACCTGATGAGCGATGATGTTGCCCCTGTGGTAACGCGCAGCTATCCGGAGGTAGACCTCAACCAAGTTTATTTTATCGAAATCGGCATGAAAGAAATTACGTACCACACCGAAGCCGACCGGCTCGCCTGGAGCATCGATTCCCTGCTGGATTTCAGCACGTTTTTGGATACCCTCGATGAACACGGTTTCAAAAAAATGGATGCGGATCTGTACGTAAATCTGCATCATATCCGCAAATATGACGAGCGCAAAGGCAAGCTGTACTTCGATGAAGAAGGCAAAGGCGTCTCCGTCACCATCTCCGCGATCCGCCAGCGGAAATACCACGATCTGATCAACCGTCACACCGCCAACAATACCCAGCGCAGTCTGGAATTCTCATTCGGCAAAGCCGGCAAGAAAGCTTCCTTCACAACAGCAGAGAAGAACATATAA
- a CDS encoding CPBP family intramembrane glutamic endopeptidase: MTKFSPYLLLVLFGVASTPQLLYFNYNTIIIFPPTLFLITVLLYLDNLKEFNINKLHDKRFHSMVFTGIQYCILVQAAGTILLGITETTFEITATHSPMLILNTVLFGPVAEETVFRKILYGGLQRKTNFWFAALTSSFVFALLHYNIQRFIPYVVIGLILCFIYKKSQTLASCILIHIVLNLIAVIVSLIKQFVS, encoded by the coding sequence ATGACGAAATTTAGTCCTTATTTACTGTTGGTTTTGTTTGGGGTTGCCTCTACACCGCAACTTCTTTATTTCAATTATAATACTATCATAATATTCCCCCCTACTTTATTCCTAATTACTGTTCTTCTGTATCTGGATAACCTAAAAGAATTCAACATAAATAAATTGCATGATAAACGCTTTCATAGTATGGTTTTTACAGGAATACAATATTGCATTCTTGTTCAAGCAGCTGGCACCATATTACTTGGAATCACTGAAACCACTTTTGAGATTACTGCTACCCACTCCCCAATGCTCATACTTAACACGGTCCTTTTCGGCCCTGTAGCGGAAGAAACTGTTTTCAGAAAAATCCTATATGGTGGATTACAGAGAAAAACAAACTTCTGGTTTGCAGCTTTGACCTCTTCATTTGTTTTTGCCCTTCTTCATTACAACATTCAGAGGTTTATTCCTTATGTTGTAATTGGATTAATCCTATGTTTTATCTACAAAAAAAGTCAGACTCTTGCTTCTTGTATCCTGATTCATATTGTTCTCAATTTAATAGCAGTCATTGTGTCATTAATTAAACAATTCGTTAGTTGA
- a CDS encoding phosphodiester glycosidase family protein has product MSLPLSEAARKLPARTAPLSKTSRKRRSSTALPLFFYTLTALFLLGSAGSLWFFLTSSGTEVRMLMADTLITTQHRHWAKYLIGTEELDKRVSRYMAKFDDYSVAKDQGLVRVEAVETTAPAAEAKPAVSIEEIQGANFKGKLLIVHDPKKLRIAVPGTKGKGEKVSSMVQRLDAVAGVNAGGFVDPEWKGNGFQPTGLVISGGQIFYNDGGMSTPNHIVGIDKDGRMIAGKYTAQALLDMNVQEAVTFAPRFIVNGVGQIKNQADGWGIAPRTAMAQKADGTILLAIIDGRQPGHSIGASLYDIQQIFLEHGAVTAANLDGGSSSVLVVNPKHASAIEGIAPDHAAGTAATNGKKEGTALQPLNKPSSEYGERYLPTAWLVFEDPDQTGIKNIWEGLDPRKIDASKW; this is encoded by the coding sequence ATGTCTCTTCCCCTGTCCGAAGCGGCCCGCAAGCTCCCGGCCCGCACGGCTCCCCTCTCCAAGACGTCCAGGAAGCGCCGATCTTCGACTGCCCTCCCTCTCTTTTTCTATACCCTGACCGCCCTTTTCCTGCTTGGTTCCGCAGGCAGTCTCTGGTTTTTCTTAACCTCCTCCGGGACCGAAGTCCGAATGCTGATGGCCGATACCCTGATTACGACCCAGCACCGGCACTGGGCCAAGTATCTCATCGGTACGGAAGAGCTCGACAAGCGTGTCAGCCGCTATATGGCCAAATTCGACGACTATTCGGTGGCGAAAGACCAAGGCCTCGTGCGTGTGGAAGCCGTTGAAACCACAGCCCCTGCAGCCGAAGCCAAGCCTGCTGTCTCGATCGAAGAGATCCAGGGCGCGAACTTCAAGGGCAAGCTGCTCATCGTCCATGATCCCAAGAAGCTGCGTATCGCGGTTCCCGGAACCAAAGGCAAGGGAGAGAAGGTCAGCTCCATGGTACAGCGCCTGGATGCCGTAGCCGGAGTGAACGCGGGCGGCTTCGTCGATCCGGAATGGAAGGGCAACGGGTTTCAGCCTACCGGCCTCGTTATTTCCGGCGGGCAGATTTTTTATAACGATGGTGGGATGAGCACGCCCAATCATATTGTCGGCATCGATAAGGACGGACGGATGATCGCCGGCAAATATACCGCCCAAGCGCTCCTGGACATGAATGTCCAAGAAGCCGTTACCTTCGCCCCCCGCTTCATTGTGAACGGCGTCGGGCAGATCAAGAACCAGGCCGACGGCTGGGGGATCGCCCCTCGCACCGCCATGGCGCAGAAGGCCGACGGGACGATCCTGCTCGCTATTATTGACGGCCGCCAGCCCGGACACAGCATTGGTGCCAGTCTCTATGACATCCAGCAGATTTTCCTTGAGCACGGAGCCGTTACGGCGGCCAACCTCGACGGAGGCTCGTCCAGCGTCCTGGTCGTCAATCCGAAGCACGCCTCTGCGATCGAAGGGATTGCTCCAGACCATGCGGCAGGTACTGCAGCGACGAACGGCAAGAAAGAAGGCACCGCCCTGCAGCCGCTCAACAAGCCGTCCAGCGAGTACGGCGAACGCTACCTGCCGACGGCTTGGCTGGTCTTTGAAGATCCAGATCAAACGGGGATCAAGAACATCTGGGAAGGCCTGGACCCGCGCAAAATCGATGCCTCCAAGTGGTAA